The DNA sequence CCGGTTTCAATACCTTTGCGTGGCTGCGTGCGCGCAGAAATGCCATGACCGCTGCTATGGGCAATTTCAGAAATCATTTGCATATCCAGCTTGAGTACCAGCCCAAGGCAGGGTGATTCGCGGCTGGCCGTTATCGCCTGTGAGGTTGCGGGAAGATCCAGTGAGGTCAAAAGAAAGCGGGATGTGTCATAGCGGTATGTTTCGCCACCGGCGATTATCTGTTTGACGCCTTGCACAACCAGTACCACACTGGGTTCAACCATGCAGAAAGACGGTTTTTCAGGTATATCGCGACGAAATAATGACAATCCCTGAATATCGGTATTGGTATCACCTTCATCGACCAGATGTTTGCTAATGAGCTTTGCAAGACAGTGGCGTAGCATCATTTCTGGATTTTCTGACATAAAACGCAACCCTTACGCTAATCGGTCTTGAATCAGGCTATATGGTATCTTGCCCGCTATATCCCGCCTATTCTTTAACAGCCGATTCATACGATCAGGCAAGAATTCCAGCGTATTGTGCTATCTATCGAATCAGTGGCTAGCGGATGATAACGCTATAGATTGTAGGTGTTGATGATGCGCCTGATACCTCGCGTATTTTTCGGCCTGATGAGTATCAGGCCATCGGGTTATATCCGTGATGATTGGCTCGACGCTCTTGTGTGGAAATGTATTTTTGTTCCATGTTAATCCCAATCAATTTGTTAGTTGCGCATTGCTGTGTCTTTTGGCCGCCTCGCGGCCATTTTTTATTTCTATATATTTCCATTTCTATTTTTTCTTATTTTTATGCGTTTTTTGCTATAAATACGGTGCATCGTTTTAACGCTGTAATCAGCGTAATATCAATACACCAAGAGTATTGATGAATATTATTCACAAGTCCATAAAGATTACCCTATCTAATCCATGGGCTGTCTATGGCGTATTATCTGCTTATCGTTTGATAATAAGGTGAATAAATGAGCGTTGCAGAATCAGTAATAATACGTGACAGACTATCCCATCGTCCGATATGGGGGGCCGTGTTTTCGATGGCGTTGGGCGTTGTGGTCTTGATTGCATCAGAGTTTATGCCCGTCAGTCTTTTGACACCGATTGCGCACGAACTGGCGATGAGTCAAGGCCAGGCGGGGCAGGCTATTTCCGTCTCGGGTTTTTTCGCCGTGATAACGAGCTTGCTTAATACGCCCATCACAGGCCATCTGGATCGTAAAAAAGTCTTGCTTGGTTTTACGTTTTTATTAACCCTATCCGGGGCGATGGTGACATTTTCAACCAATAGCATGATGTTTATGGCGGGGCGCGCGTTATTAGGCGTCGCAATCGGCGGCTTTTGGTCAATGTCTACCGCAACAGTGATGCGTCTTGTGCCAACCCATGCGGTTGCAAAGGGGTTGGCGTTAATCAACGGCGGTAATGCGCTGGCTGCAACCATTGCCGCACCGCTGGGTAGTTTTTTAGGCCAGTATATCGGCTGGCGAGGGGCTTTTTTTATTGTTGTGCCTCTGGCTGTTATTTCTGTGATATGGCAATGGCGTGCTATTCCTTCGTTGCCGGGAAATAAAAACAGACAGGCATCGGCTAATCCATTGCAACTGTTGCGTATACCCTCAGTGGCATTTGGCATGAGCGCGATTCTTTTTTTCTTTATGGGGCAGTTTGCGGTATTGACTTATTTACGGCCTTTTCTCGAAGATATAACTCATCTGTCAGTGACGCAATTATCATTCGTACTACTGCTGGTGGGTGGCGGTGGACTTATTGGTACCTGGCTTATCGGTAATTTATTGCAACATCACCTGTTTTTTTATTTGGTTGTCATCCCCTTAACGATGGCGTTACTTGCCGGAATATTGATAGCTGTGGGTGCATCGTTTTTAGCCACCAGCGTATTACTGACTTTCTGGGGCCTGGTTTCAACGCCTGCCCCCGTTGCATGGGGATTATGGTTAAGTCAATCGTTACCGGATGATGCGGAAGCCGGCGGGGGATTGATGGTTGCGGTGATACAAGGGGCGATAACATTGGGCGCGGCATTCGGCGGCGTTATTTTTGATAAGGTTGGTGGCAGTGGCCCATTGGTATTAGGCCTGATTTTGTTA is a window from the Dickeya lacustris genome containing:
- a CDS encoding MFS transporter → MPVSLLTPIAHELAMSQGQAGQAISVSGFFAVITSLLNTPITGHLDRKKVLLGFTFLLTLSGAMVTFSTNSMMFMAGRALLGVAIGGFWSMSTATVMRLVPTHAVAKGLALINGGNALAATIAAPLGSFLGQYIGWRGAFFIVVPLAVISVIWQWRAIPSLPGNKNRQASANPLQLLRIPSVAFGMSAILFFFMGQFAVLTYLRPFLEDITHLSVTQLSFVLLLVGGGGLIGTWLIGNLLQHHLFFYLVVIPLTMALLAGILIAVGASFLATSVLLTFWGLVSTPAPVAWGLWLSQSLPDDAEAGGGLMVAVIQGAITLGAAFGGVIFDKVGGSGPLVLGLILLLIAAYLASVTQKTVTRAAPLLG